The Desulfobacterales bacterium nucleotide sequence GCCATCGCCAGAGTATGCTGTAGATAGCTTTGAGAGCTATGTGATCGCAACCGCGGCAGATGTGCCTCCTGAAAGTCAGTATGCAATCCTTGACAATCCTCATCCTGACGGTCCGTTTGGTGCGAAAGGGTTTTGTGAAAGCTCAACCAATGTACCTGTTCCGGCCATCATAGCTGCCATTCATAATGCTGTAGGAGTATGGATCACACAGTTCCCGGCAACACCTGAAACTGTCCTTAAGGCCTTGGCAAAAAGGCAGTAGGCTCAAGGCATCAGGAACCAAGGAATGCGACGGATGCGCTGCACGGCCTTATTCATAGTTCTGAGAAATGAATCAAATCATGGGGGGATTAAAAAGAAAGGAGGAAGGGAAAATGCTGAAAGAGCAAAAGGAAACATTGGCCCAGGCGGCCTATGACATGGGGTATAATTTTGAAAAAGTCTACCATGGGTGATCCCAGGCGGTGATGCGTGCCGTGCTGCACGCACTCGGTGTTCAAGAAGAAGCTGCATTCACAGCGTCGTTTGCTATGGCCGGCGGGTTGGGGCTCACGCAGGAAACCTGCGGTGCCATAACCGGTGGCGCCATGTGTCTATCCATGCTGTCGGAAAAGTATGGTCGGTCCTGGGATAATTTCAACAAATGGGGTATGGAACAAATAATTGACAGTCTCCTCAAGATCGGCAAGTTTGCAGAAAAATGTACCGAAATGATGGGGGGAAACAAATGCATAGATCTTGCCGGCATGGAGCTCAAAAATGCCGCAGATGTTGAAAAATATGTAGCCACCCCGAATTTTGAAGGTTGCTGCGTCAATTGCGCGAAGGTCGCTAAACTCGTTGTGGAAACGCTGCTGGACGAAGCTTAGCCACCTTTAATTCAATTTTCTTGCTCCCCATGATTGTCTCCAAGCTGCTTGGCCCAATGTCAGACCGGGTCAAGCAGCCGGATACGAATTGCCAGCGTCCAGTTCGTCCTTAAACACCTTTAGTAGAATTGAAACTGTTGGGATAGGCGCCAGGGACTGAGATCCGGTGAGGTGATAAGCCCCCCCCTTTTTGGGGACCGAAGTATAGAGGTCTTTCACTTTTGAAAATCGGCAACAAAGGAGGGAAAAATAGTCTAGTGGATAATCAAAAATCTAATTTGTGGGATCGTCGACCAGAAGGAAGATCAACTTACCATTGGACTCGATGTGGGGCTACCTCTTTAAGCCTTAACAGGCGATACGGTTCATGTCCCTTATTTTTGGTGCAGCCATGGCATGTTGCGCCAGTTTTCCCCGGCGGCTCGCACTTCTCTGCCGATGTTTTTCAACGCGCCACCAAATCCGGTCAGCTCATGCCCTTTAAAATGGGCTACGGAGATGAGTACGTTGGCCTTGCCGATTTCGGCACCGAGCCGCACCGCAAACAAGCACCGCATGCGAAATGAATCGCTGCAACCGGGCCGCAGCCGACAATGCTGAATTGAGGCCTTCGCCACTCACAGGTGGGTTCGATAGCCTTTAACTCTTTCAGGACAACGACCTTTCCGGAAATACCCATTTTTAAGCTTACGAAAAAATAACCTTTACAAAATTATACGAAAGACTTTACATTAATATATACATTAGGTGGCCTACAGCTGCAATGAACGATATGGATGCTATTGCTGATAATTCTCATGGGACAGCCCGTATCCGATCTCACGACCCCCGACGTCTATCGCCCGCGTAATCCACAAGCCAGTGGCTACTATCAATGCGTTCAAAACCATTTTGAATAATTGGATCAGCTTTGGGATGACCGGGATGCACCTCATTTTGGATTTTGGCGCCCCCATGTCATGGATGTCATTCACCGCTATTTGGATTGCGGCGATCTGCATTGTGGATTCGCAAGAGTTAAATGTTCGGAATGTGGTCATGAGTATCTGTTGGCATTTTCTTGCAAGCGGCGGCACTTTTGCCCTTCCTGCCACCAGAAGAGAGTGGTCGAATACGGCGAGTGGTTGTTGACGAATGTTTTGAAAGATGTTCCCCACCGGCAATGGGTCTTTAGTCTTCCGAAAAGATTGCGGATCTACTTTATGTACGATCGTAGATTACTGGCAAAATTAAGCAAATGCGGTTGGAACGTAATACGCCCCTATTTAAAATCAGGCGTGTTAGATGACGATGCCGTTCCCGGGGCCAGTATAGCGGTGCACACTTACGGAGATTTTTTAAATTTCAATCCCCATTTGCACGCCATCGTGTCGGACGGTTGCTTTCGTTCCGATGACACCTTCCGGATGGCGCCCGGTTTTATGGCCAAAGACCTCGAAAAGGCCTTTCAGCACGAGGTGTTAAAAATGCTTAAAAAAGAGGGAAAAATAAATGATGCCATCATTGAAAATTTGCTTTCCTGGCGCCATAGCGCTTTTCAAGTTTATATCGGCGGCAGGATTTTGCCGGATGACGAAACCGGTTTGGAAAAGTTGGCGAAATGCATTATCCGCGCCTGCTTTTCACAAGAACGAATGGACTATAAACCGGTGGAAAGATCCACGGACGGCGTGGCCAAGGTCATTTGCACATCCAAGGACGGCAGAACCCGGAAAACATTTGACGCATTGGATTGGCTGGCGCAACTGGTGATGCACATACCCGACAGATATGAGCAAACCGTACGTTATTATGGCTATTACTCGAACAAGTTGCGAGGCCTTCGCAAAAAACGCGATGAGGACGATGAGATACCAACCCTTATACCCGGCGAAATGTCATCAAAAGAATTCAGAAGGAATTGGGCGCGGTTGATCCAAAAGGTGTATGAGGTCGATCCCTTGGTGTGTCCCAAATGCCAGGGCGCCATAAAAATCATATCCATAATCGATCAGCCTGAAATCATACAAAAAATTTTACTGCATCTGAATCTCTGGGATACGCGGAATCATGATCCGCCGCCTGAAAGCCCATCCTATATCCCCGAATTAACCTGTGACGATTCGGATTCCCAAATTCCCGCTTATGACTATTGGAACTAAGCATTTTTCAAAATAGTTTAACAGGATTAAAGGGGGGGCTACGCCAAAAAACAGCCCTGCGATAACAAAATTTTGCAATATTCACTCAACAACACCTCAATTCCTCTTCAATTTATCCGCTATTTTTTATTGGGTTTAATCGGGCTGAAGCCCACCGCAACATGTTGCGGTGGGCTTCAGCCCGATTTACTATTGCAATTGCCAATATTTTTCTTTATAAAAAGCGAGTTCTTATCTCTGGATACGCCTCCAAATCCAACCGCTTTCATGTTCCGTTGACTGATTCCGTCATTTCGGATGAAACCGTTAATCGATAAGCGCTTGCGTTCCCCCTTGCAGCCATGGCATAAGAAGCGGGTGACGCCGGCCCTGATAACTATCGGCCATGGTATGGCTGAAAGAAAGATGAATAAAGAAGCGGAAACAACAAGACATGAAGATAATAAGCCAAATTCTGGCGTTATGGATCACGGTGTTGGGCTATGGGGTGCTTCGATCGGCTCCGGCTGAAGGCACGGCGACCATTCCCCTGTCCTTTCTGCCACCCGGTATGGCGGTCTCTTTTTGCGACGAGCCGATGCCGCTGGACATTGAAGATGTGCGGGAACGGCTTGAGAAGGAATTTTTACTGATCACCGAAGACCGCGCCCAGGTAACCCTCTGGTTGAAGCGCTCCCGGCGGTATCTAACGCAAATTGAGGCGATGCTCAGGGAAAATCACATGCCCCTTGATTTGCAATATGTGGCGGTGATTGAAAGCTCTCTTTTGCCGCATGCCGGGTCAAGCAAGGGCGCGATGGGATTCTGGCAGTTTCTCGGCCCGGTCGGCCGCCAATACGGCCTTGTCATTAATTCACATATCGATGAAAGGCGAAACCTTACCGCCTCCACCGCTGCGGCGATACGATACCTGACAATGCTTCAGGATCTGCTCGGCTCCTGGACGCTCTCCGTAGCCGCCTATAATATGGGCGAAACCAGATTGCTGGCGAATATTGCCGAGCAGGGAACCTACGATTATTATCAACTGAACCTGCCGCTTGAAACCCAACGGTTCATCTTTCGCATTGTCTGCGTCAAAATGATTCTGTCCAATCCGGCTGCTTTCGGGTTTGAACTCAAGGACGAAGAATACTATCCACCGTTTGAATGTGACAACGTCAAGCTGAGAAGTCAGCATCCCATTCCCGTTCGCGTGGTGGCAACAGCGGCCAACACGTATTTCAAGGTGATAACGGATCTGAATCCCGAGATTATCGGCGGCCTTCTTCCGCCGGGGGATTATCAATTTCTCATCCCCAAAGCCGCTGCAGCGGACTTTCATCCGCAATTTGATCAACTATTGACAAAAACACTCGCCGCTCGAAAGGAACGCAGTTATATTGTTCAGGCCGGAGACACACTTATCGAAATTGCCGACAGATTCGGTGTGCCCATGCCTTCTCTGATGATTTGGAATCGGTTCGATCGCCGCCATGCCATTCAGCCCGGAGACAAGCTGACCATTTTTGAGCCAGGCCCAGACTCAGAATGCAACGAAAGTCCGTGGAATTGACATCGCCTGAAAGAAAACGCCATGCCAAGCAGGCGTTTTTATCTTTATAACCCTTCTAATCCGGCAAAGCCGGATGCTGGAATGCTGGGATGCATAAAAGCCATCTTTCACCCTCGGCAAATATACACGCAAAAGCGTGCATGTTTCTGGTAAAGGGCCTAACTATACCAGACCGGCATTGAAAGCAGGTTATACCGTAATCACACTGCCGGCGGCGGCCAAAACAAAACGTTCCTTAAAGCGCGTTGCTATCAGAACCGTGGCCTTAAAGCCCGTACAGTGCGCGGTACCGATCATCTCCACTGAAAATTCATCCAACATGTCCATGGCCCGCTCGACCGCCGACTCGTCGGAAGCCATCAGATGCGTGCCACCGATCACGGCTTTCAGCTTTGAAATGCCCATATCATTTTTCAGGTGCAACAGCGTGTTAATAATTCCGGAATGCGTGCAGCCCAATATCAAAATCGGCGCCGTATCCGTCTCGATCAACAGGGAACTGTCATCCGGAATGTCGTCGGGAACGATCTGCCCGTTTTCCATTCGCACCAGTCTGGCATCTTCTGGAACGGTTTCCACGGTTCGGGGATAATTCGTGAGGAACCAGACACCATCGCCGATTTTCGTGGTCTGATTCAAAAAAAGAAACTCGGCGCCCAGCGCTTCCAGCTCTTGCTGCGAAAACGGGCATCCCGCATAAAACGGCGGTTTGGACGGTTGCGTCAGATCCATTCCCATGTGTTTAATAAACAAATGCTTGCTGGCCACAACCCGAATCGGCCCGGCTTGCTCGATGGCCCATTTTAACCCGCCGGTATGATCATAATGCCCGTGGCTAAGAAAGATTTTATCGATTGTCTTTAAGTTAATATGCAGTTTTTCAGCATTATACGGCAAGGAGCGCCCCGGCCCCGTGTCAAACAAAAACCGGCCCTTTGCGCTTTCAATCAGCGCACTGAACCCGTGCTCCCCCATCAACCCGGATTTACCCACATAATTTTCCGATAAGATCGTGATCGTTGTTTTCATAGTTTAACCTTCATAAAAATTATAAGCCGTCTTCCGGCCTTTTGCCGGGTTACCGGTAGTTTTCAATATCCTTCGCAAACGTGTCGAAATCCATTTTGGCGAGAAAAAGCGAAATAATCTCACCGACCTTGTCCGCGGTATCCACACGATAAACCCCTTTTGCATCGGTGCCGGCAACGGCTTTTGCATTGGCCACAATGGCCTGCAACGCCGCCGGGGTGATATCTATATGGGCATTGACCGTTATCACTTCCTTTTTCATTGATCAGCTCCACACCTCAGGTTGATATCCACCGGGAAGATGCGCGGTACCCTTCACACAGGGCAGCCCTGTCTCCAGATGCACGCGATCAATCATTGCATCAAGGTGTTCACAGAACCCCCCATCGCTCATTTCCCACGCTTCCTTTCCCTTTTTTGAAAACAGACAGGTGCAAAAATGGATCACCTCCGCACCTTTGGACTTAAGAATTTTCGCCATGCTCACCGCATCATCCCCCGGGCAATGGCAGGTAAAAAGACCGGCAAGCTCACAACTCTCATAGCCGGCAAATCCTTCTTTTCTTTCTTGAAGACAGCGGAAACACCCTGTCATCGGGCATCGATCCATATTTTTTTCGCACCGAATAATGGCTATTTTGGACATCGCGCCTCTCCTTTATTCTCAGTGATTCAACCTTCGAAGTTAACAAACCAAAACATATCACAGGTGGCCTGTATCTTAAATCAAAACTTGCTTTTTGTTCCGGAAAGATAAAGGCGGTGTCATCAGAAAACCAACCGGAATTCCGGATGGTGCTTATTGGCCGAATTCCGAACTGGTTTATACGAAAGTGCTATGTGGAACCAGTCGGTCCGGTAAAAACCGCTTTTTCAGGATTCCGAGGATAATTCCTCGCGGGTCCGGGAAATGGGTCCGGGACTTTGGGTACCCGCACAAGAATATGTTTTTCGGACAGGTTGTTTCCTGGCGGGTTGTTTCCTTGATTGATTTGGTAAATCACTGTAAAGTCGGCATTGAAAAAATGGCACCCGAGACAAAGCAACCGATACCGGTTATCAATTTGGTTCCAGGTGCTTTGAAATCGGCTCAGATGGTTAACATAACTTGCAGAGAATCCAGCATGTATCAAAATCTTAATATTCCAAACTATTTCAGAGTGTACCATGAAATGAAAGCGAGCATCCTTTCCGGCGAGTTCGAGCGGGGCGGCAAAATCGGTACGATCGTAGACTTAGCAAAAACCTATGGCGTCGCGGCTGAAACCATTCGCCGAGCGCTTCATCTTTTGAAATTGGAAGGCCTTTTGAGCATGAAGCAAGGGGTTGGCACGATTATCCCTGAAAATGCCAACCTGGAAGCCATTTTGTTCGGCAACCTGGTTATTCAAAAAAAAATTACCGACGCGTTACTTAATTCGGACTGTACCATCATTTCTTCCGAGTGGATCGCGTCGCTCCCCCGTCGCATCGTGATATTATACGATCTCAAGAAGGCAACCTCCGACGCCAAGGTCTTAAAAATAGTTCACTGCATGAAATTCAAAAGCAACTCACGCCATAAGGTGATTGCAACCCATTATGTAACCGAGGACATCTTCCATCACCTTCAAATGGACAGAAGCACCTCACCCAATGATATTATCCTGTCAATTTGCAAATGGATGGACAAAACGCCCTTAACGCTCACCGAATCCCTGCGGCCTCATCTGTGCATGGGCAAAAATGCCGAATTACTGGGCCTGCCCGACGGAACGCCGGTATTCCATCATGACCACTTTGTTTGTGACAATGAAAACAATTGCTACTATTGGGAGACATTGTCCACGGCAAACCTTCATACCTGTGGACACCAACAAAATTGTGACCCGACTTGACGGACGGGCAATGGCCAGCATCGGCTGCGCACCGCCGCTCGGTTAGTCGCCAGGACAATCGCATGTAGAAATGGACTGCCGGGAGCGAAAGCCTTGAGGGGGATCGGATGGAAGCTGCGGCACTGTTTGAACGCGTTCCGCGTGAGTTTGCCGCAGCTGGAATCCGATTTTTCTCAAGGCTGAAGCGGGCTATGGGTTACATGCGATTGCCCTGGGTTAGTCGCAGAACGAGGTTGACTGTTTTCTGAAAAAATTGCTTCTGTCATTACCCGTCGGATGGCCACAAAATCACAACCCGAGGTAGGCGGTTTTGATGCGCTCGCTTTGGCGCAGGTTTTCGGCGGTGCCCGAGAGGATGATTTTTCCAGTCTCCATGACATAGCCGCGATGGGCAATGGCCAAGGCTTTGTTGGCGTTTTGCTCCACCAATAAAATCGTTGTGTTGTTTTCCCGGTTGATCTTTTGAATGGTCTCAAAGATGATCTGCACGAGCACCGGCGCCAGGCCAAGGGACGGCTCATCGAGCAGCAATAACTTGGGCTGCCCCATGAGCCCGCGGGCAATGGCCAGCATCTGCTGCTCACCGCCGCTCAGAGTGCCTCCCGGCTGATGCCGCCGCTCAGCCAGTCGCGGAAAGAGGCTGAAAATATAATCTCTGTCCCGGTGAATACCGGTCTTGTCCTTTCTCAGATAAGCCCCCATGGCGAGGTTTTCCGTAACCGTCAGATCCGGAAAAATTCTTCGGCCCTCCGGCACCTGAAGAATGCCGAGCCGGCAGATTTGATCGGGTCGCAGGGTGTGAACCCGCTGCCCATTGAACAGAATTTGCCCAAATGCCGGCGGTACGATGCCGCTGATGGACATGAGTGTCGTTGATTTTCCAGCGCCGTTGGCGCCGATCAGGGTGATAATCTCGCCTTTTCTGATCTCCAGGCTGACGCCTTTTAACGCTTCAATCCGGCCGTAAAAGGTGCGAATCTCTTTTAGTTCAAGCATCAAAGCTCTCTCCGAGATAGGCGTTAATGACCTTTGAATTCAAAGCGATTTGGGCCGGTGCGCCCGTGGCGATCATCTCTCCGTGATCCAGAACATAAATGCGATCCGATAAACTCATCACCAGTTTCATGTCGTGTTCGATCAACAGAATCGAGAGGGAATTCTCGTCCCGAATGCGCCGAATCAGGACATCGAGTTCTTCCGTCTCTTTATGGTTCATGCCGGCCGCAGGTTCATCCAGAAGCAGCAAAAAAGGTTCAGTGGCCAGTGCACGAGCAATCTCCAGGCGCCGCTGCTCACCGTAGGCAAGCGAGCCGGCCACCTCATTCACATAGCGCGCAAGCCCGAAGCTTTCCAGTAGCCGATAGGAAAATCGCACGATTTCCAGCTCTTCATTTCGGGTGGCGTTATCCTGCGCCACCGCGCCGAAAATACCGGACCGGGTGCGGCAATGCCGCGCGACCATGAGGTTTTCAAGAACGGTCATGTTTGAAAAAAGCCGAATATTCTGAAAGGTGCGGGCAAGGCCCTTTCGGGTAATAAGATGGGGCTTAAGCCCGTTGATCCGCAGCGGTTCTCCGCCAGCAGGCGCGATGAAAACCGCTCCCCCGCTCGGGCGATATATACCGGTAATGCAATTGAAAAAGGTCGTTTTCCCGGCGCCGTTGGGGCCGATCAGGGCCACAATCTCACCCTTTTCAATATGCAAATTGATGGCATCGAGCGCCAGCAAACCGCCAAAACGCATGGTAAGTCCCTTGACCGCGATCACCGGTTGCATGCTCATGCCGCCTGTTTCCATTCATAGCGCCGTTTCCTCCGGCGAATCAGGCCCTGAGGCCGAAAAACCATCATGAGCACCATACTGGCGCCGAAAATGAGCATTCGCATTTCGGCAAAAGCCCGCAAATATTCGGGCAACAAAATCAAAATCAAGGCTGCCAGAATGACCCCCAAAATGGAACCCATGCCGCCCAACACCACGATCGATAGAATGATGGCCGACTCCATGAAGGTGAAACTGGCCGGGTTGATAAAAGTCGTCTTGGCGGCAAAGATGCAGCCGACCATTCCCGCCCAGGTCGCACCCAGAGCAAAGGCGGTGAGCTTGGTCCGGGTTTTGTCGATCCCCATCGCCTCGCAGGCGATTTCATCTTCCCGAAGCGCGATCCATGCCCGGCCGATACGCGAATTTTCGAGCCGACCCACCACGAAGATGGTCAATAACACCAGAATGATCATGAGGTAATACATATAGACATTGGCCTGCTGGGGGCTTAAGGTCATTCCGAAAAACCACGGCCGGGAAATGCCCGCAATGCCGCTCGGACCAAAAGAAAAGTCGTTCCAGTTTTCCAGAATCAGCCGAATGATTTCCCCGAAGCCTAAGGTCACAATGGCCAGATAATCCCCCCGCAGCCGCAGGACCGGAAATCCAAGCAGAACGCCGAAAAAGGCGGCCAGCACCGCGCTCAGCGGCAGACAGGCCCAAAATCCCAGCTCGAAATGATAATTCAGCAGCGCATAGGCATAAGCCCCCACGGCATAAAAGGCCACATACCCCAAATCCAGCAGACCGGCCAGGCCCACGACAATATTGAGCCCCAACCCCAGCATGACGTACATCAGGGCGGTCGTCAGGATGGACACCTGATAACTCGATGTTATCAAGGGGAAAAGCACCGCGGCGAGTCCGATTGCGATCATTACCGGAATAAACCGCTTTGGTTCGCGCCGAATCCGTTCAGCCAGGTGTTGCAGCCGGCCTTCTTTTTGCTGTCCGGCGCCGAGCTTGCGTCTCATCAAATACCGCCAGAGAAAGGAGAGAAAAAAAGCGCCGACACCGACATATACCAGATTCATCCAGCGCCAGACAACCGTGCGTTCAATCGGGTTGACCTTTATCACCAAAATCGGAAAGGTAAGGAACATGAACCACAGGGCGATTAAAAGGGATTTTAGAAACGCCCGGAAGCGGGGGGAAATCGTCACGTCAATCATACCTTTTCCGAAACGGATTTTCCCAGCAAACCGGCCGGGCGAAAGATGAGAATGAAGACCAGCAACCCAAAGGCAAAAACGTCCTCATAGTCGCTCGACACATACCCCGTGGCAAAACTTTCGGTAAGGCCCAGAACCAGGCCGCCGAGCACGGCGCCGGGAATGCTGCCGATGCCGCCAAGGACCGCGGCTGTAAAGGCCTTGATCCCGGCGATGAACCCGATGTAGAAATTAATCTGACCGATATGCGAGGAGATAAGCACCCCGCCCACGGCCGCAAGAGCCGAACCAATGATGAAGGTCACCGAGATCACGCGCTCGACATTGACCCCGGAGAGCATGGCCATTGTCCGGTCCTGGGAAGTCGCCCGCATGGCCTTGCCCATGCGCGTGAACTTGATAAAGACCGTTAGCAGCAGCATCACCACGGCCGTGGTCGCAAATATAACGACTTCGGAAGGCAGCATAAAATCGGAAAATGCCTCCAGGAATACAAAGTCGGGAATGAGGGCCGGAAAAGAGAGAAAATCGGATGTCTGCGCCAGCAGCACATAGTTTTGCAGAAAGATAGACATGCCGATGGCGCTGATGAGCGGCGAGAGGCGAGAGGCCTTTCGCAGCGGTTTGTAAGCGATTTTTTCCAGGGTATAGCCGTAGGCGGCGCAATAAATAACCGCCGCCAGACCGGCCAGAAGCAACAGGGAAAGCCCGTGAAAACCGAGCAGGGAAAGCACGCTTGCCGTGATCAGTGCCGTAAACGCACCGATCATGTAAATCTCGCCGTGGGCGAAGTTGATGAGTTGAATGATGCCATACACCATGGTGTAGCCCAGCGCGATCAGGGCATAAATACTGCCGCGCGTGAGCCCGCCGAAAAAAAGTTCCAGGAAATATCTCATGGCGCTTCCGGGGTTTCGAATTTCCCATCCGTTACCCGATACATGGAAAAGCCGATTCCCTCGGCGTCTCCCTTATCGTCAAAGCTGATTTTCCCTAGTGGCGTTTCCACCCATTCGGTCCGCAACGCCTTGGCCACGGCATCGTAATCCGTGCTTCCGGCTTTATCCATGGCATTGAGCAGCGCCCGAATGGCGGCATGGGCATTAAGATAAAAGGCGCCCGGATCTGCGGAAAGGGCTTTTCTATGCTGCTCAATCGCCGCTATGGCCATCGGGGATTGGGTGGTATCAATCGGGCCGGTGGCATAGACGCCTTCAGCATATTTTCCAGCCACCTTGATAAAGGTGTCATCCTTTACGCCGTCATCCGAAATGAAAAAGGTCTTCATTTTCTTTTTTCTCATCGCCATGACAATCTTGGCCGCCTCGGGATGGTATCCGCCGTAAATGACCCCTTCCGCTCCGGACTGCCGAATCTTCTGAACGATGGCGGAATAATCCACGGCGCCGGGGGTAACCCCTTCAAACAGCAGCACCATGGCGCCGGCCTTTTCCAAAAACCCTCTGGCGAACTCGGCCAGACCCTTGCCGTAATCGCCCTTGTCATGAATGACGGCAAGACTCTTCAGCTTCAGGTGGGTTACTGCAAAGTCCACTTCCAGCCGGGCCTGCGCGTCATCCGGCGCGATGGTACGGAAAAAATTGGGATACTCGCCGCTATTGGTCAAATCCACATTGGTGGCCGAAGGCGAAATGGTGATGATTCGGGCATCCCGGTAAATTCCCAAGGCCGCCTTGGTCGCGCCGGAGCAAATAGGACCAATGACGGCATTCACCTTTTCGGAAACGATTTTCTGGGCCGCATTGGCCGCCACCTCCGGTTTGCAGGCATCATCCACCTGGATCATCTCGACCTGCTTACCGAGAATGCCGCCCTTGGCGTTAACCTCATCAAGGACAAAATGAACGGCATTGACGGTCGGCAACCCGTAGGAAGCCAAATCGCCTGAATGCGCGCCAACCACCCCGATCTTAATCGTTTCGGCCGCATGACCCCATCCGGCCAGCAGGGCCACAAGGGGCATCAAAACCATCAAATAGAGGCGCTTTTTCATCCTTCCTCCTTAAATTTCAATGAGGTGCATCATTTTTTTTCGCAACAGGCGGATGAAAGACCCATTACCATTAAGCTCATTTTCTGTCAAACTACCGAATGGTTTCGAACCTATTCTCTTTCAAGGATTTCCCGGCCTTTGGCAAAAAGCTTCTTGAGAAGTACGGCGAAAATACATATGAAGAGATGAGGGTTGGCGGCAAATTCGGCATCCGGCTTT carries:
- a CDS encoding C-GCAxxG-C-C family protein; this translates as MRAVLHALGVQEEAAFTASFAMAGGLGLTQETCGAITGGAMCLSMLSEKYGRSWDNFNKWGMEQIIDSLLKIGKFAEKCTEMMGGNKCIDLAGMELKNAADVEKYVATPNFEGCCVNCAKVAKLVVETLLDEA
- a CDS encoding DUF362 domain-containing protein translates to MRCLFAVRLGAEIGKANVLISVAHFKGHELTGFGGALKNIGREVRAAGENWRNMPWLHQK
- a CDS encoding transposase, producing MYDRRLLAKLSKCGWNVIRPYLKSGVLDDDAVPGASIAVHTYGDFLNFNPHLHAIVSDGCFRSDDTFRMAPGFMAKDLEKAFQHEVLKMLKKEGKINDAIIENLLSWRHSAFQVYIGGRILPDDETGLEKLAKCIIRACFSQERMDYKPVERSTDGVAKVICTSKDGRTRKTFDALDWLAQLVMHIPDRYEQTVRYYGYYSNKLRGLRKKRDEDDEIPTLIPGEMSSKEFRRNWARLIQKVYEVDPLVCPKCQGAIKIISIIDQPEIIQKILLHLNLWDTRNHDPPPESPSYIPELTCDDSDSQIPAYDYWN
- a CDS encoding transglycosylase SLT domain-containing protein; translated protein: MKIISQILALWITVLGYGVLRSAPAEGTATIPLSFLPPGMAVSFCDEPMPLDIEDVRERLEKEFLLITEDRAQVTLWLKRSRRYLTQIEAMLRENHMPLDLQYVAVIESSLLPHAGSSKGAMGFWQFLGPVGRQYGLVINSHIDERRNLTASTAAAIRYLTMLQDLLGSWTLSVAAYNMGETRLLANIAEQGTYDYYQLNLPLETQRFIFRIVCVKMILSNPAAFGFELKDEEYYPPFECDNVKLRSQHPIPVRVVATAANTYFKVITDLNPEIIGGLLPPGDYQFLIPKAAAADFHPQFDQLLTKTLAARKERSYIVQAGDTLIEIADRFGVPMPSLMIWNRFDRRHAIQPGDKLTIFEPGPDSECNESPWN
- a CDS encoding MBL fold metallo-hydrolase, whose protein sequence is MKTTITILSENYVGKSGLMGEHGFSALIESAKGRFLFDTGPGRSLPYNAEKLHINLKTIDKIFLSHGHYDHTGGLKWAIEQAGPIRVVASKHLFIKHMGMDLTQPSKPPFYAGCPFSQQELEALGAEFLFLNQTTKIGDGVWFLTNYPRTVETVPEDARLVRMENGQIVPDDIPDDSSLLIETDTAPILILGCTHSGIINTLLHLKNDMGISKLKAVIGGTHLMASDESAVERAMDMLDEFSVEMIGTAHCTGFKATVLIATRFKERFVLAAAGSVITV
- a CDS encoding CGGC domain-containing protein, with product MSKIAIIRCEKNMDRCPMTGCFRCLQERKEGFAGYESCELAGLFTCHCPGDDAVSMAKILKSKGAEVIHFCTCLFSKKGKEAWEMSDGGFCEHLDAMIDRVHLETGLPCVKGTAHLPGGYQPEVWS
- a CDS encoding GntR family transcriptional regulator; amino-acid sequence: MYQNLNIPNYFRVYHEMKASILSGEFERGGKIGTIVDLAKTYGVAAETIRRALHLLKLEGLLSMKQGVGTIIPENANLEAILFGNLVIQKKITDALLNSDCTIISSEWIASLPRRIVILYDLKKATSDAKVLKIVHCMKFKSNSRHKVIATHYVTEDIFHHLQMDRSTSPNDIILSICKWMDKTPLTLTESLRPHLCMGKNAELLGLPDGTPVFHHDHFVCDNENNCYYWETLSTANLHTCGHQQNCDPT
- a CDS encoding ABC transporter ATP-binding protein yields the protein MLELKEIRTFYGRIEALKGVSLEIRKGEIITLIGANGAGKSTTLMSISGIVPPAFGQILFNGQRVHTLRPDQICRLGILQVPEGRRIFPDLTVTENLAMGAYLRKDKTGIHRDRDYIFSLFPRLAERRHQPGGTLSGGEQQMLAIARGLMGQPKLLLLDEPSLGLAPVLVQIIFETIQKINRENNTTILLVEQNANKALAIAHRGYVMETGKIILSGTAENLRQSERIKTAYLGL
- a CDS encoding ABC transporter ATP-binding protein; amino-acid sequence: METGGMSMQPVIAVKGLTMRFGGLLALDAINLHIEKGEIVALIGPNGAGKTTFFNCITGIYRPSGGAVFIAPAGGEPLRINGLKPHLITRKGLARTFQNIRLFSNMTVLENLMVARHCRTRSGIFGAVAQDNATRNEELEIVRFSYRLLESFGLARYVNEVAGSLAYGEQRRLEIARALATEPFLLLLDEPAAGMNHKETEELDVLIRRIRDENSLSILLIEHDMKLVMSLSDRIYVLDHGEMIATGAPAQIALNSKVINAYLGESFDA
- a CDS encoding branched-chain amino acid ABC transporter permease, with translation MIDVTISPRFRAFLKSLLIALWFMFLTFPILVIKVNPIERTVVWRWMNLVYVGVGAFFLSFLWRYLMRRKLGAGQQKEGRLQHLAERIRREPKRFIPVMIAIGLAAVLFPLITSSYQVSILTTALMYVMLGLGLNIVVGLAGLLDLGYVAFYAVGAYAYALLNYHFELGFWACLPLSAVLAAFFGVLLGFPVLRLRGDYLAIVTLGFGEIIRLILENWNDFSFGPSGIAGISRPWFFGMTLSPQQANVYMYYLMIILVLLTIFVVGRLENSRIGRAWIALREDEIACEAMGIDKTRTKLTAFALGATWAGMVGCIFAAKTTFINPASFTFMESAIILSIVVLGGMGSILGVILAALILILLPEYLRAFAEMRMLIFGASMVLMMVFRPQGLIRRRKRRYEWKQAA